A window of the Vigna angularis cultivar LongXiaoDou No.4 chromosome 3, ASM1680809v1, whole genome shotgun sequence genome harbors these coding sequences:
- the LOC108324881 gene encoding transcription initiation factor TFIID subunit 8 codes for MTNGGGRAAPDDYGRAAARLAVAQLCNAAGFHGATSSALDAFADVAIRYLLDLGRTAESHANHAGRSQCTVFDAIRGFEDLGAPRAFSSPGGVRDIVSFVESADEVPFAQPIPRFPVVQERRRIPSFDQMGETPPSKHIPAWLPALPDPHTYIHTPVWDERVSDPREDKIEQARQRRKAERSLLSLQKRLLLRNGSTEAKARTSASPDSTVLETQGVGDDHKDVDKDVAPVVKVSVLDEGNVGDRNRVSVLDAFAPAIEMLGSGGLGGDEDDGLVERDRSELPVVRPTVHFKFKTGKKFIGESLDMRIRNKDASRTVALVGREDERDDKKRRAEYILKQSMENPQELTLL; via the coding sequence ATGACCAACGGCGGAGGAAGAGCCGCGCCGGACGACTACGGCCGAGCCGCAGCACGTCTCGCGGTGGCGCAGCTCTGCAACGCCGCTGGGTTCCACGGCGCCACCTCCTCTGCGCTGGACGCCTTCGCCGACGTCGCAATCCGCTACCTCCTCGACCTAGGCAGAACCGCGGAGTCCCATGCGAACCACGCCGGCCGATCACAGTGCACCGTCTTCGACGCGATTCGCGGCTTCGAGGACCTGGGAGCGCCGCGAGCCTTCTCCAGCCCCGGTGGAGTCAGAGATATCGTGAGTTTCGTGGAATCGGCGGACGAGGTTCCGTTCGCTCAGCCGATTCCTCGGTTTCCGGTCGTTCAGGAACGACGTCGCATTCCGAGTTTTGATCAGATGGGGGAGACTCCACCGTCGAAGCATATTCCCGCGTGGTTACCGGCTTTGCCAGATCCCCATACGTATATTCACACTCCAGTGTGGGATGAGAGGGTTTCTGATCCTCGTGAAGATAAAATTGAACAAGCTAGGCAGCGTAGGAAGGCAGAGAGGTCGTTGTTGAGTTTGCAGAAACGGTTGTTGTTGCGAAATGGGTCAACGGAAGCTAAAGCAAGAACATCAGCTTCGCCAGATAGTACTGTTTTGGAAACTCAAGGCGTTGGTGATGACCATAAGGATGTTGATAAAGATGTCGCTCCGGTTGTTAAGGTTTCAGTTTTGGATGAGGGTAATGTTGGTGACAGGAACCGTGTTTCGGTGTTGGATGCGTTTGCTCCGGCAATTGAGATGCTTGGGAGTGGAGGGTTgggtggtgatgaagatgatggattGGTGGAGAGAGACAGAAGTGAGCTTCCTGTTGTGAGACCTACTGTGCATTTTAAGTTTAAGACTGGGAAAAAGTTCATTGGGGAGTCTTTGGATATGAGAATTCGGAATAAGGATGCGTCACGGACGGTGGCATTGGTTGGGAGAGAAGATGAGAGGGATGATAAGAAAAGGAGGGCTGAGTATATTCTCAAACAGTCTATGGAGAACCCGCAGGAACTCACTCTGTTGTAG